A section of the Paucidesulfovibrio gracilis DSM 16080 genome encodes:
- a CDS encoding DUF3391 domain-containing protein, which produces MPTPKRMKNVKRISLKQGMFVVQYGRGTELEPFAIVNQPIHSWADVERLIPAHVPEVMIDPEFDYEAWQREQTEQAERESVQAERDARARAQEQEDREKRQREQAAEEQARREARRRAAEQKAQKKAEAEARERAEAEARKRAEEAAKQQAEEQARRKA; this is translated from the coding sequence GTGCCTACGCCGAAGCGGATGAAGAACGTCAAGCGCATCAGCCTCAAGCAAGGCATGTTCGTGGTGCAGTATGGCCGCGGCACAGAGCTGGAGCCGTTCGCCATCGTAAACCAGCCCATCCATTCCTGGGCCGATGTGGAACGCTTGATCCCGGCCCATGTGCCGGAAGTGATGATTGATCCGGAATTTGACTACGAAGCCTGGCAACGGGAGCAAACAGAGCAAGCGGAGCGGGAAAGCGTCCAGGCGGAGCGTGATGCCCGGGCGCGCGCCCAGGAACAGGAGGACCGGGAAAAGCGTCAACGGGAACAGGCCGCTGAGGAGCAGGCCCGGCGCGAGGCCCGCCGTCGTGCCGCGGAACAAAAGGCGCAAAAAAAGGCCGAGGCTGAGGCCCGGGAACGTGCCGAGGCTGAGGCCCGGAAACGCGCCGAGGAAGCGGCAAAGCAACAAGCGGAAGAGCAGGCCCGCCGCAAGGC